The Alphaproteobacteria bacterium genome contains a region encoding:
- a CDS encoding thiamine pyrophosphate-binding protein, whose protein sequence is MPVISGKRAFLEILKQEGVDILFGNPGTTELPLMDALAVDNEMRYVLGLQEATVMAMADGYAQASGKLTVVNLHVTPGLGNAMGMLYDAQKAGSPILVTAGQHDQDFNRTEPILYADLPPIARPLVKWSDEVHRIEDLALMVHRAAKTALAPPTGPVFLSLPGDILKLEADIDLMAPTRVPGRVRGEKTAIEAAAKVLAGAKKPVIMAGDAVAQSRALSEMVALAELLGAPVYAELISNTASFPSSHPLFRGAMARSQKAMRKIFDQHDVLFSAGADLFALSLPDDVQPISSDLKIVHLDPDPWELGKNFPTEAAILGCPKATLPELIEATRAAMPAAAQKSARDRLKAASDAGRADLEKLRARAKSLASETPVQPLALIHAISEILPKDAVVIDETVSSSGGLRQLIKSDDPQSYFGLRGGGIGWGLPAAIGVKLALPDRPVICLSGDGSAMYTCQALWTAARYKLGVTFVIFNNTSYRILKQRVFAQRGYAAQLDRYVGMELNDPAIDFVGLARSLGVAAERATTVHDATDLIAKAMAGSSPTLIDVALAREFK, encoded by the coding sequence TTGCCCGTCATTTCCGGAAAGCGCGCGTTCCTTGAGATCCTGAAGCAGGAGGGCGTCGACATCCTGTTCGGCAATCCCGGCACCACCGAGCTACCGCTGATGGATGCGCTCGCGGTCGACAACGAGATGCGCTACGTGCTCGGCCTGCAGGAGGCGACCGTGATGGCGATGGCCGACGGCTATGCGCAGGCCTCCGGCAAGCTCACCGTCGTCAACCTGCATGTGACGCCCGGTCTCGGCAACGCGATGGGCATGCTCTACGACGCCCAGAAGGCGGGCTCGCCCATCCTGGTCACAGCCGGCCAGCACGACCAGGATTTCAACCGCACCGAGCCGATCCTGTACGCGGACCTGCCGCCGATCGCGCGGCCATTGGTGAAGTGGTCGGACGAAGTGCATCGCATCGAGGATTTGGCGCTGATGGTGCACCGCGCCGCCAAGACCGCGCTGGCGCCGCCGACCGGGCCGGTGTTCCTGTCGCTGCCGGGCGACATCCTCAAGCTCGAAGCCGACATCGACCTGATGGCGCCGACGCGCGTGCCGGGCCGTGTGCGTGGGGAAAAGACCGCAATCGAGGCCGCCGCGAAAGTTCTCGCCGGCGCCAAGAAGCCCGTGATCATGGCGGGCGATGCGGTCGCGCAAAGCCGCGCGCTATCCGAGATGGTCGCGCTTGCCGAATTGCTCGGCGCGCCGGTCTATGCCGAGCTGATTTCCAACACCGCGTCGTTCCCGTCGAGCCATCCGCTGTTCCGCGGCGCGATGGCACGCTCGCAAAAGGCGATGCGCAAGATCTTCGACCAGCACGACGTGCTGTTCTCGGCTGGCGCAGACCTGTTTGCGCTGTCGCTGCCCGACGACGTCCAGCCGATCTCCTCGGATCTCAAGATCGTCCACCTCGACCCCGATCCGTGGGAGCTCGGAAAGAACTTCCCGACCGAAGCCGCGATCCTCGGCTGTCCGAAGGCGACACTGCCGGAGCTGATCGAGGCGACGCGCGCCGCGATGCCGGCTGCGGCGCAGAAATCCGCGCGGGATCGCCTCAAAGCGGCAAGCGATGCCGGCCGCGCCGACCTCGAAAAGCTGCGCGCGCGGGCGAAATCGCTCGCCAGCGAAACGCCGGTGCAGCCGCTCGCGCTGATCCACGCGATCAGCGAGATCCTGCCGAAAGACGCCGTGGTGATCGACGAGACCGTGTCGTCGAGCGGCGGCCTGCGCCAGCTCATCAAGAGCGACGACCCGCAGAGCTACTTCGGCCTGCGCGGCGGTGGCATCGGCTGGGGCCTGCCAGCCGCGATCGGCGTGAAGCTCGCGCTGCCCGACCGGCCGGTGATCTGCCTCTCGGGCGACGGCTCGGCTATGTATACCTGCCAGGCGCTATGGACCGCGGCGCGCTACAAGCTCGGCGTCACTTTCGTGATCTTCAACAACACGTCCTATCGCATTCTCAAGCAACGCGTGTTCGCGCAGCGCGGCTACGCGGCGCAGCTCGATCGCTACGTCGGCATGGAGCTCAACGATCCGGCGATCGACTTCGTCGGCCTTGCGCGCTCGCTCGGCGTTGCGGCCGAGCGCGCCACCACCGTGCATGACGCGACCGACCTGATCGCCAAGGCCATGGCGGGCAGCAGCCCAACGCTGATCGATGTCGCCTTGGCTCGGGAGTTCAAGTAA
- a CDS encoding MaoC family dehydratase, whose amino-acid sequence MPFATANTRRGGVEFDPKAFSVTGRRGFGDLKVGEVFRSPSRTVTVAHFAAFQMLSGDNHPIHYDAEYCKARGLRGMLAHGFQVLCFSAAGAGSFPHMIGDALIGFVEQSSKFLKGVYVGDTLYPALAITALIPQRTTGIVVMAATIHNQNSELVLTGEHKYLLRK is encoded by the coding sequence ATGCCATTCGCCACAGCAAACACAAGGCGGGGCGGCGTGGAGTTCGATCCGAAGGCGTTCAGCGTCACCGGGCGGCGCGGCTTTGGCGATCTGAAGGTCGGCGAGGTGTTTCGCAGCCCGAGCCGCACCGTGACGGTTGCGCATTTTGCGGCCTTCCAGATGCTTTCGGGCGACAACCATCCCATTCACTATGACGCCGAATACTGCAAGGCGCGCGGCCTGCGCGGCATGCTGGCGCACGGCTTTCAGGTGCTCTGCTTCTCGGCCGCCGGCGCCGGCTCGTTTCCGCATATGATCGGTGACGCCTTGATCGGCTTCGTCGAACAGTCGTCGAAGTTTCTCAAGGGCGTCTACGTCGGAGACACGCTCTATCCGGCGCTCGCGATCACGGCGCTGATCCCGCAGCGCACGACCGGCATTGTCGTCATGGCGGCGACCATCCACAATCAGAACTCGGAGCTGGTGCTCACCGGCGAACACAAATATCTGCTGCGGAAGTAA
- a CDS encoding BolA family protein has translation MRTADIITEKLTGAFAPAALRVVDESHQHEGHAGHRPGGETHFRVYIVSEAFRGKGRIERHRMVNATLAAELAGGVHALAIHANAPGEATRD, from the coding sequence ATGCGAACCGCCGATATCATCACGGAAAAGTTGACCGGGGCTTTCGCCCCGGCCGCCTTGCGGGTTGTCGATGAATCGCACCAGCACGAGGGCCATGCGGGCCATCGGCCGGGCGGGGAGACGCATTTCAGGGTTTATATTGTGTCGGAGGCCTTCCGGGGAAAGGGCCGGATCGAGCGTCATCGCATGGTCAATGCGACGCTCGCGGCCGAGCTCGCCGGCGGGGTGCACGCGCTGGCGATCCATGCGAATGCGCCGGGCGAAGCAACCCGCGACTAA
- a CDS encoding J domain-containing protein, with the protein MKLDSPLFNRIRVKPDEERKPVGDLPACQWPGCACEGTHRAPKGRLRENQYWRFCLEHVREYNSSYNYFAGMSDEAVARYQKDAVTGHLPTWKMGFNGSVDDFAARASQDPFDVLRELGGGRGRAYTEKPAQEARQVRNAERKAFDTLGLEVDAEASEIKARFKELVKRHHPDANGGDRSTEDHLVAVIQAYNYLKSAKFC; encoded by the coding sequence ATGAAACTCGACTCGCCTCTGTTCAACCGCATCCGGGTCAAGCCCGACGAGGAGCGCAAGCCGGTCGGCGACTTGCCGGCGTGCCAGTGGCCGGGCTGTGCCTGCGAGGGGACGCATCGCGCGCCGAAGGGGCGCCTTCGCGAGAACCAGTACTGGCGCTTCTGCCTGGAGCATGTGCGCGAGTACAACAGTTCGTACAACTATTTTGCCGGAATGAGCGACGAGGCGGTCGCGCGCTATCAGAAGGACGCGGTGACGGGCCATCTGCCGACCTGGAAGATGGGCTTCAACGGCAGCGTTGACGATTTCGCGGCGCGCGCTTCGCAGGATCCGTTCGACGTGCTGCGCGAGCTCGGAGGTGGGCGCGGGCGTGCCTATACGGAGAAACCGGCGCAAGAGGCGCGACAGGTTCGCAACGCCGAGCGCAAGGCCTTCGATACGCTCGGCCTTGAGGTCGATGCCGAAGCCTCCGAGATCAAGGCGCGCTTCAAGGAACTGGTGAAGCGTCATCATCCCGACGCGAACGGGGGCGATCGCTCGACCGAGGATCACCTCGTCGCCGTCATCCAGGCCTACAATTATCTCAAGTCGGCGAAATTCTGCTGA
- the cobS gene encoding cobaltochelatase subunit CobS produces the protein MAAATQEVAGLPDMKVSVRQVFGIDSDMEVPAYSEPDDHVPDVDQDYRFDRATTLAILAGFSRNRRVIVSGYHGTGKSTHIEQVAARLNWPCVRVNLDSHISRIDLIGKDAIVIKEGQQVTEFRDGILPWAYQHNVALCFDEYDAGRPDVMFVIQRVLESSGRLTLLDQSRVIRPHPAFRLFATANTIGLGDTTGLYHGTQQINQAQMDRWSIVTTLNYLPHDNEVEIVLAKAKPYRTTEGRDIVNKMVRVADLTRNAFMNGDISTVMSPRTVITWAENAEIFGGDIGFAFRLTFVNKCDELERPIVAEFYQRCFGVELPESSVNVALT, from the coding sequence ATGGCTGCCGCTACGCAGGAAGTCGCCGGTCTGCCCGACATGAAGGTGTCGGTGAGGCAGGTGTTTGGCATCGATAGCGACATGGAGGTCCCGGCCTATTCGGAGCCGGACGATCATGTGCCGGATGTCGACCAGGATTACCGCTTCGACCGGGCGACAACGCTCGCGATCCTTGCGGGCTTCTCGCGCAATCGCCGCGTCATCGTCTCGGGCTATCATGGCACCGGCAAGTCGACGCATATCGAGCAGGTCGCAGCAAGGCTCAACTGGCCGTGCGTGCGCGTCAATCTCGACAGCCACATCAGCCGTATCGACCTGATCGGCAAGGACGCCATCGTCATCAAGGAGGGCCAGCAGGTCACGGAGTTTCGCGACGGCATCTTGCCGTGGGCTTACCAGCACAATGTCGCGCTCTGCTTCGACGAGTATGACGCCGGCCGCCCCGACGTGATGTTCGTGATCCAGCGCGTGCTGGAGTCCTCGGGCCGCCTGACGCTGCTCGACCAGAGCCGCGTGATCCGACCTCACCCGGCGTTCCGGCTGTTCGCGACCGCGAACACCATCGGGCTCGGCGACACCACCGGCCTCTATCACGGCACCCAGCAGATCAACCAAGCGCAGATGGACCGCTGGTCGATCGTTACCACGCTCAACTATCTGCCCCACGACAACGAGGTCGAGATCGTGCTCGCCAAGGCGAAGCCCTATCGCACGACGGAAGGCCGCGACATCGTCAACAAGATGGTGCGTGTCGCGGACCTGACGCGCAACGCCTTCATGAATGGCGATATCTCGACCGTGATGAGCCCGCGCACGGTCATCACCTGGGCCGAGAACGCCGAGATTTTCGGCGGCGACATCGGCTTTGCGTTCCGGCTCACCTTCGTGAACAAGTGCGACGAGCTGGAGCGGCCGATCGTGGCGGAGTTCTACCAGCGCTGCTTCGGCGTCGAGCTGCCGGAAAGTTCGGTGAACGTCGCGCTGACCTGA
- a CDS encoding GNAT family N-acetyltransferase — protein sequence MGVQVEATYGTTKKFVAAGLESFNRQHMTRSPPKSFALTAREGGKARGGLMAEGVGEWIVISLLWVEDGFRRRGHGSSLLRKAEAEAKGRGAKGVLVDTFSFQAPAFYEKHGYSAYGQVDDFPEAGMIWYRFKKAL from the coding sequence ATGGGTGTCCAAGTCGAGGCCACCTATGGCACGACAAAGAAATTCGTCGCGGCCGGCCTTGAGAGCTTCAATCGCCAGCACATGACCCGCAGCCCGCCGAAATCTTTCGCGCTGACAGCGAGAGAGGGCGGCAAGGCACGGGGCGGCCTGATGGCTGAAGGTGTCGGTGAATGGATCGTTATCAGCCTTTTGTGGGTGGAGGATGGTTTTCGCCGGCGCGGACACGGAAGCTCTTTGCTTCGGAAGGCAGAGGCAGAAGCCAAGGGCCGGGGTGCAAAAGGCGTTCTGGTCGACACGTTCTCCTTCCAGGCCCCGGCCTTCTACGAAAAGCACGGCTACTCGGCGTACGGGCAGGTCGATGATTTTCCCGAAGCGGGAATGATTTGGTACCGATTCAAGAAGGCGCTTTGA
- the cobT gene encoding cobaltochelatase subunit CobT: protein MSSNIKPKSGTKESPTEPFKRAVAGCMRAIARKPDLEITYAAERPGIAGGKARLPEPPRKLSAQDAAIVRGHSDSIALKLACHDPAVHRRQMPSGQQGRAVFDAVEQARVEAIGARRMQGVAQNLSAMLDDKFHRGKFDDISDRADAPIEEAVAMMVRERLTGQAPPPAARKLVDLWRPLIEDKAGRELDRLEKLVEQQRRFGDVVHDLLDSLEMGDERSRDSEDDSEDQGDSDNQQSQGEEGEAQESEDADGMSMEEMEVSADELPDGASEAMDAPSADMPEDADMGDSEAANEPWRPRSHGQNEPRGPDYHPYIAKFDETIAAEDLCEPEELDRLRGYLDKQLSHLQGVVSRLANRLQRRLMAQQNRAWEFDLEEGLLDPARLTRVIIDPLHALSFKREKETTFRDTVVTLLLDNSGSMRGRPITVAATCADILARTLERCGVKVEILGFTTRAWKGGQSREAWLAGGKPANPGRLNDLRHIIYKSADAPWRRARKNLGLMMREGLLKENIDGEALDWAHKRLLARTEQRKILMMISDGAPVDDSTLSVNPGNYLERHLRWVIEEIETRSPVELIAIGIGHDVTRYYRRAVTIVDAEELGGVMTEKLAELFEEQAAAPEPARAPPRRKMH from the coding sequence ATGTCCTCCAATATCAAACCCAAGTCCGGCACCAAGGAATCCCCGACCGAGCCGTTCAAGCGCGCGGTCGCGGGCTGCATGCGGGCGATCGCGCGCAAGCCGGATCTCGAGATCACTTACGCGGCGGAACGCCCCGGTATCGCAGGCGGCAAGGCGCGGCTGCCCGAGCCGCCGCGCAAGCTTTCGGCGCAGGACGCCGCGATCGTGCGCGGGCACTCGGATTCGATCGCACTGAAGCTCGCCTGCCACGACCCGGCGGTGCATCGCCGGCAAATGCCCTCGGGGCAGCAGGGACGCGCGGTGTTCGATGCGGTCGAGCAGGCGCGCGTGGAGGCGATCGGCGCGCGGCGCATGCAGGGCGTGGCGCAGAATCTCTCCGCGATGCTCGACGACAAATTCCACCGCGGCAAGTTCGATGACATCTCCGATCGCGCCGACGCGCCGATCGAGGAGGCCGTCGCCATGATGGTGCGCGAGCGCCTCACCGGGCAAGCGCCGCCGCCTGCGGCGCGCAAGCTGGTCGACCTGTGGCGTCCCCTCATCGAAGACAAGGCCGGACGTGAACTCGACCGGCTGGAGAAGCTGGTCGAGCAGCAGCGCCGCTTCGGCGATGTCGTGCACGATCTTCTCGACTCGCTCGAAATGGGCGACGAGCGCTCGCGCGATTCCGAGGACGATAGCGAGGATCAGGGCGACAGCGACAACCAGCAAAGCCAGGGCGAGGAGGGCGAGGCCCAGGAGTCCGAGGACGCCGACGGCATGAGCATGGAGGAGATGGAAGTCTCCGCCGACGAATTGCCCGATGGCGCGAGCGAGGCGATGGATGCGCCTTCCGCCGACATGCCGGAAGACGCCGACATGGGCGACTCGGAGGCCGCCAACGAGCCGTGGCGGCCACGCTCGCATGGCCAGAACGAGCCGCGCGGACCGGATTATCACCCCTACATTGCGAAGTTCGACGAGACCATCGCGGCCGAGGATCTGTGCGAGCCCGAGGAACTCGACCGGTTGCGCGGCTATCTCGACAAGCAGCTCTCGCATCTGCAGGGCGTGGTGTCGCGGCTCGCCAATCGCTTGCAGCGCCGGCTGATGGCGCAGCAGAACCGCGCCTGGGAGTTCGACCTCGAGGAGGGCCTGCTCGATCCGGCGCGCCTGACCCGCGTCATCATCGACCCGCTGCACGCGCTCTCGTTCAAGCGCGAGAAGGAGACGACCTTCCGCGACACCGTGGTGACGCTGCTCTTGGACAATTCCGGCTCGATGCGCGGGCGGCCGATCACAGTTGCGGCGACCTGCGCGGACATCCTGGCCCGCACGCTGGAGCGCTGCGGCGTGAAGGTGGAAATCCTCGGCTTCACGACGCGCGCCTGGAAGGGCGGGCAATCGCGCGAGGCGTGGCTTGCCGGCGGCAAGCCCGCGAACCCGGGCCGCCTCAATGATCTGCGCCACATCATCTACAAATCCGCGGACGCGCCGTGGCGCCGCGCGCGCAAGAATCTCGGGCTGATGATGCGCGAAGGGTTGCTCAAGGAGAACATCGACGGCGAGGCACTCGACTGGGCGCACAAGCGCCTGCTGGCACGCACCGAGCAGCGCAAGATCCTGATGATGATCTCCGACGGCGCGCCGGTCGACGATTCGACGCTGTCGGTCAACCCGGGCAACTATCTCGAGCGGCACCTGCGCTGGGTGATCGAGGAAATCGAGACGCGCTCGCCGGTCGAACTGATCGCGATCGGCATCGGGCATGACGTGACGCGCTACTATCGCCGTGCCGTCACCATCGTTGACGCCGAGGAGCTGGGCGGCGTGATGACCGAGAAGCTTGCCGAGCTGTTCGAGGAGCAGGCCGCGGCGCCAGAGCCGGCGCGCGCTCCGCCGCGCCGGAAGATGCATTGA
- a CDS encoding esterase-like activity of phytase family protein, producing the protein MILSRAALALAVLAALSLSASAQPNPRTPETPTRIEVRARPITAFEPGNPKRTRFGALTFRGGLELTSPHPHFGGLSALRIEPDGANFLAVSDKGHWLRGRIVYDGKRPVGIADAEMAPVLGHDGKPLAARGWYDTESMARHDGIVWLGIERVNRIVRLDVGRDGLLARATIIPVPPGIEKLPHNKGLECLEFVPPGPPLQHTLIAISERGLDDAGNIKGFLIGWSGPAEFSVKRIGDFDVTDCALTPKGDLLILERSFSRLRGVGMRIRRVPLTSMQPGATVDGPALIEADLGYQIDNMEGLSVHRDAGALVLTLISDDNFSIIQRTLLLQFTLEE; encoded by the coding sequence TTGATCTTGAGCCGCGCGGCGCTCGCGCTTGCGGTGCTCGCGGCGCTTTCGCTTTCCGCCTCCGCGCAACCCAATCCGCGCACGCCGGAGACGCCAACAAGGATTGAGGTTCGCGCCCGGCCGATCACGGCGTTCGAGCCCGGCAATCCAAAGCGCACGAGATTCGGCGCGCTGACATTTCGCGGCGGCCTCGAGCTCACGTCGCCGCATCCTCATTTCGGCGGCCTCTCGGCGCTCCGCATCGAGCCCGACGGCGCGAACTTTCTGGCCGTCAGCGACAAGGGGCACTGGCTGCGCGGCCGCATCGTCTATGACGGCAAACGGCCGGTTGGCATCGCCGATGCCGAGATGGCGCCGGTGCTGGGACATGACGGAAAGCCGCTTGCGGCGCGCGGCTGGTACGACACCGAGTCGATGGCGCGCCACGACGGCATCGTGTGGCTCGGTATCGAGCGCGTGAATCGCATCGTGCGGCTCGATGTCGGGCGCGACGGGTTGCTTGCGCGCGCAACCATCATTCCGGTGCCGCCGGGCATCGAGAAATTGCCGCACAACAAGGGGCTCGAATGCCTCGAGTTCGTGCCCCCCGGCCCGCCTCTCCAGCACACGCTCATCGCGATCTCGGAACGGGGGCTCGACGACGCCGGCAACATCAAGGGATTCCTGATCGGCTGGTCGGGGCCGGCGGAATTCTCGGTCAAGCGCATCGGCGATTTCGACGTCACCGATTGTGCGCTGACGCCGAAGGGCGACCTGCTCATCTTGGAGCGTAGCTTCTCGCGGCTCCGTGGTGTCGGCATGCGCATCCGCCGCGTGCCGCTGACGAGCATGCAGCCTGGCGCGACCGTCGATGGTCCCGCGCTGATCGAAGCCGACCTGGGCTACCAGATCGACAATATGGAAGGCCTATCGGTACACCGCGACGCCGGCGCGCTGGTGCTGACCCTGATCTCGGACGATAATTTCTCGATCATCCAGCGCACGCTGCTGCTGCAGTTCACGCTGGAGGAGTGA
- the rpmB gene encoding 50S ribosomal protein L28 yields the protein MSRRCDLTGKGPQVGHKVSHSNIKTKRRFLPNLLSVTLISDALGRSVKLRISANALKSVDHRGGLDAFLAKAHDEELSPKARKLKSEIAKKRAEAKAA from the coding sequence ATGTCGCGCCGTTGCGATTTGACCGGCAAGGGCCCGCAGGTGGGCCACAAGGTCAGCCACTCGAACATCAAGACCAAGCGGCGCTTCCTGCCGAACCTCTTGAGCGTCACGCTGATCTCGGACGCGCTCGGCCGCTCGGTCAAGCTCCGCATCTCGGCCAATGCGCTGAAGAGCGTCGACCATCGTGGTGGGCTCGATGCGTTCCTCGCGAAGGCCCACGACGAGGAACTCTCGCCCAAGGCGCGCAAGCTCAAGAGCGAGATTGCCAAGAAGCGCGCCGAGGCGAAGGCCGCCTGA
- a CDS encoding DUF3108 domain-containing protein translates to MRYRSLSIPFAVTVALVGCVVSAHAQSKLEARYTASLAGIPLGTGTWVIDIASDQYTSVASGRTTGLVRLVSDGSGSSGSRGAIQGASLVPTTYASSTVSDRRSDEVRMTLRAGTVRDVSVEPQWPPSPDRVPVTEAHRKGVTDPMSAAIIPVAGGGDVMTPDACKRRLAIFDGRQRADIELVFKRMDRVHADKGYQGPVVVCTVLYTPIAGHRPERPAIKYLVETREMEMWLAPIAGTRLLVPFRFSVPTPFGLGVLQATYFVTQPTRAAGAPAKPM, encoded by the coding sequence TTGCGATATCGCAGCCTCTCCATTCCGTTCGCCGTGACCGTCGCGCTTGTGGGCTGCGTGGTCTCGGCCCACGCCCAGAGCAAGCTCGAGGCACGCTATACCGCCTCGCTCGCCGGCATTCCGCTCGGCACCGGCACCTGGGTCATCGATATCGCGTCCGACCAATACACCTCCGTGGCAAGCGGGCGGACCACCGGCCTTGTCCGCCTGGTATCGGACGGCTCGGGCTCGAGCGGCTCGCGCGGCGCCATCCAGGGCGCAAGCCTCGTCCCGACGACCTACGCGTCGAGCACGGTCTCCGACCGGCGCTCCGACGAGGTGCGCATGACCCTGCGCGCCGGCACCGTAAGGGACGTATCGGTCGAGCCGCAGTGGCCGCCGTCGCCGGATCGCGTGCCGGTCACCGAGGCGCATCGCAAGGGCGTGACCGACCCGATGAGCGCCGCCATCATCCCGGTCGCCGGCGGTGGCGACGTGATGACCCCCGATGCCTGCAAGCGCAGGCTTGCGATCTTCGACGGACGCCAGCGTGCCGACATCGAACTCGTGTTCAAGCGGATGGATCGCGTCCACGCCGACAAGGGCTATCAGGGTCCGGTCGTGGTCTGCACCGTGCTCTACACGCCGATCGCCGGGCATCGGCCCGAGCGGCCCGCGATCAAGTATCTGGTCGAGACGCGCGAGATGGAGATGTGGCTCGCGCCGATCGCCGGGACGCGGCTCCTGGTGCCGTTCCGCTTCTCGGTACCGACGCCGTTCGGGCTCGGCGTGCTGCAGGCGACCTATTTCGTCACGCAGCCGACCCGCGCGGCCGGCGCGCCTGCGAAACCGATGTAG